The Lycium barbarum isolate Lr01 chromosome 12, ASM1917538v2, whole genome shotgun sequence genome includes a region encoding these proteins:
- the LOC132621680 gene encoding probable esterase KAI2, with the protein MICEHKINNHTGHLSKTVLLFHKVGVSSPPVSTPHHNPKRAENWKQKMRIVEEAHNVKVLGSGEKTLVLGHGFGTDQSVWKHLVPYLVDEYRVVLYDNMGAGPTNPDYFDFDRYASLEGYAYDLLAILEELQINCCMYLGHSLSAMTGVVASIIRPDLFSKLILVSASPRFINSDDYYGGFELEDIEQLCQAMESNYKSWVSGFAPLVVGGDMDSVAVQEFSRTLFNMRPDIALSVFRTVFTFDLRHFLSRVTVPCHIIQSSMDVAMPVNVSEYLHRNLGGKSTVEIISTEGHLPHLSAPEATIPVLLRHISHDITADAA; encoded by the exons ATGATTTGTGAACATAAAATTAACAACCACACCGGCCATCTCTCTAAAACAGTCCTCCTTTTCCACAAAGTCGGCGTGTCGTCTCCCCCAGtttccacaccacaccacaacccTAAAAGAGCAGAAAATTGGAAACAAAAAATGAGAATAGTTGAAGAAGCTCACAACGTTAAAGTTCTTGGTTCAGGCGAGAAAACCCTAGTCCTCGGCCATGGCTTTGGCACAGACCAATCTGTCTGGAAACACCTTGTCCCTTACCTCGTCGATGAATATCGTGTTGTACTTTACGACAACATGGGTGCTGGTCCGACAAATCCTGACTACTTCGATTTTGATCGATATGCTTCCCTTGAAGGTTATGCCTATGATTTACTTGCCATTTTGGAGGAACTTCAAATCAATTGTTGCATGTATTTAGGACATTCGTTATCTGCTATGACTGGTGTTGTTGCTTCTATTATTCGTCCTGACCTCTTCTCCAAACTCATCCTTGTTTCTGCTTCCCCAAG GTTCATAAATTCGGATGACTACTATGGAGGATTCGAATTGGAAGACATAGAGCAACTGTGTCAAGCAATGGAGTCGAACTATAAGTCATGGGTATCCGGGTTTGCGCCACTAGTAGTGGGAGGTGACATGGATTCAGTGGCAGTACAAGAATTCAGCAGGACCTTATTCAACATGAGACCAGACATAGCACTCAGTGTTTTCCGCACTGTTTTCACGTTCGACCTTAGGCATTTTCTGTCCCGTGTTACTGTGCCTTGCCATATCATACAGAGCTCAATGGACGTGGCAATGCCTGTGAATGTTTCTGAATATTTACACAGAAATTTAGGCGGAAAGTCAACTGTGGAGATCATCTCAACTGAAGGTCATCTCCCGCATTTGAGCGCCCCTGAGGCTACTATTCCCGTGTTGCTTCGACACATTTCTCATGATATAACTGCTGATGCCGCTTAA